From the genome of Sphingobacterium kitahiroshimense, one region includes:
- a CDS encoding DUF3192 domain-containing protein: MIKNYTYPISGTMMMLFFATLIVSCSMLKGPDFTKIQVGMTKEKVVQQLGKPDAVVASKKYQDGILEIYEYGTAQLENAADSTSGYRIYWLYFFNNELQEWGIKRNYSPSDYDGYYEKYRRRH, translated from the coding sequence ATGATTAAAAATTATACGTATCCAATCAGCGGAACAATGATGATGCTATTTTTTGCCACTTTAATCGTGAGCTGCAGTATGCTAAAAGGTCCTGACTTTACAAAAATACAAGTTGGCATGACCAAAGAGAAGGTTGTTCAGCAACTAGGAAAGCCGGATGCCGTAGTAGCCTCAAAAAAATATCAAGACGGTATATTAGAGATTTATGAATATGGCACTGCACAATTAGAAAATGCGGCAGATTCAACTTCAGGATATAGAATCTACTGGCTATACTTTTTCAACAATGAACTTCAAGAATGGGGAATAAAAAGAAACTATTCACCATCTGATTACGATGGATATTACGAGAAGTATAGACGCCGTCATTAA
- the ggt gene encoding gamma-glutamyltransferase → MKKSKFYLFIITAALSVQSCTVSLELDKKAKTFNKAAVVTAHPLASKVGVDILKMGGNAIDAAVAVQFALAVVYPNAGNIGGGGFMVYRSSKGEINALDFREKSPEKGHANMYLDKQGNVIEDLSVYGHLSAGVPGSVDGMVEAHKKYGKLDWKTLLNPAIALAEKGFPITKQQAEEFNEYKESFQKYNPSGAPILKTTSWKKGDLFQQQELANTIRRIADHGRDGFYKGITADLIVKEMHKGNGIISYNDLENYKAVWRQPVTGYYRGHKIICMAPPSSGGPALVALLQSVAQYPLGKWGFQSDSAVRVMVEAERRIYADRAKYLGDPDFIRIPVKELTDSIFNSERLKTVNLTKATVSSDVKAAKFPGYESEETTHFNIVDSEGNAVSITTTLNNSYGSRVFVSGAGFILNDEMDDFSVKPGVPNIYGLVGGKANAIEPNKRMLSSMTPTIVEKDGKLFMVVGTPGGSTIMTSVFQTIVNVIDYQQNAQQSVSSPRFHHQWLPDQIDVEKNAITPKVRKSLENAGYKISPRGNIGRVENIIILSNGKLQTGADPRGDDTASGF, encoded by the coding sequence ATGAAAAAAAGCAAATTCTATTTGTTTATTATTACGGCGGCGCTGTCAGTACAATCGTGCACAGTTTCGTTAGAACTTGATAAAAAAGCCAAGACCTTCAATAAGGCGGCGGTTGTTACCGCGCATCCCTTAGCTTCAAAAGTTGGTGTAGATATCCTAAAAATGGGGGGCAACGCCATTGATGCCGCTGTCGCAGTACAATTTGCATTAGCAGTAGTTTACCCTAATGCTGGAAACATAGGTGGTGGTGGGTTTATGGTCTACAGAAGTAGTAAAGGTGAAATCAATGCTTTAGACTTTAGAGAAAAATCACCAGAAAAAGGACATGCTAATATGTACCTAGACAAGCAGGGAAATGTAATAGAAGATCTAAGTGTATATGGCCATTTATCCGCAGGAGTACCAGGATCAGTTGACGGAATGGTTGAAGCTCACAAAAAGTATGGCAAATTAGATTGGAAAACTTTATTAAATCCTGCTATAGCATTAGCTGAAAAAGGCTTTCCGATTACAAAACAACAGGCAGAGGAATTCAACGAATATAAAGAAAGCTTTCAAAAATATAACCCAAGTGGCGCCCCTATACTGAAAACCACCAGCTGGAAAAAAGGCGATTTATTCCAGCAACAGGAACTGGCTAACACAATTAGAAGAATTGCTGATCATGGTCGTGATGGCTTCTACAAAGGCATAACAGCTGACCTCATTGTTAAAGAAATGCATAAAGGCAATGGCATTATCAGTTATAATGATCTTGAGAATTATAAAGCAGTATGGCGACAACCCGTTACAGGATATTACCGTGGACATAAGATCATATGTATGGCACCTCCATCTAGTGGTGGACCAGCCTTAGTTGCACTATTACAATCAGTAGCACAATATCCATTAGGAAAATGGGGATTCCAAAGTGATTCCGCTGTACGTGTAATGGTTGAAGCCGAACGTCGTATTTATGCCGATAGAGCAAAGTATTTAGGTGATCCAGACTTCATAAGAATACCTGTCAAAGAATTGACAGACTCTATTTTCAACAGTGAAAGATTAAAAACCGTAAACTTAACCAAAGCAACCGTAAGCAGCGATGTAAAGGCCGCGAAATTTCCAGGATATGAATCAGAAGAAACAACACACTTTAATATCGTCGATTCCGAAGGCAATGCCGTTTCTATTACGACAACACTTAATAATTCATATGGATCACGTGTCTTTGTATCTGGCGCAGGCTTTATATTAAATGATGAAATGGATGACTTCTCAGTTAAACCAGGAGTTCCAAATATCTATGGCCTCGTTGGCGGAAAAGCGAATGCCATCGAGCCAAACAAACGTATGTTAAGTTCAATGACACCAACTATTGTGGAAAAGGATGGAAAGCTATTTATGGTAGTAGGAACACCAGGCGGATCAACAATTATGACCTCCGTCTTCCAAACGATAGTCAACGTAATTGACTATCAACAAAATGCACAGCAATCCGTTTCATCCCCGCGTTTTCATCATCAATGGCTACCCGATCAGATTGATGTAGAAAAAAATGCAATAACTCCCAAAGTAAGAAAAAGTCTAGAAAATGCAGGGTACAAAATATCACCCAGAGGTAATATAGGCAGAGTGGAAAATATCATAATATTATCCAACGGAAAACTCCAGACAGGTGCCGATCCGAGGGGTGATGATACCGCTTCAGGTTTTTAG
- the groL gene encoding chaperonin GroEL (60 kDa chaperone family; promotes refolding of misfolded polypeptides especially under stressful conditions; forms two stacked rings of heptamers to form a barrel-shaped 14mer; ends can be capped by GroES; misfolded proteins enter the barrel where they are refolded when GroES binds): MMAKQVKYNVEAREALKKGVDTLANAVKVTLGPKGRNVIIEKKFGSPVITKDGVTVAKEIELKDALENMGAQMVKEVASKTADQAGDGTTTATVLAQAIVAPGIKSVAAGANPMDLKRGIDKAVAAVVANLKSQSQTVGQDNNKIKQVASISANNDEVIGALIAQAMEKVGNDGVITVEEAKGTETEVKTVEGMQFDRGYLSPYFVTNSDKMEAELENPYILIYDKKISNMKELLPILEKQVQTGKPLIIIAEDLDGEALATLVVNKIRGSLKVAAVKAPGFGDRRKAMLEDIAILTGGTVISEERGFKLENAELSYLGQAEKVVVDKDNTTIINGAGNAEDIKSRVAQIRSQIETTTSDYDREKLQERLAKLSGGVAVLYVGATTEVEMKEKKDRVDDALHATRAAVEEGIVAGGGVAFIRATDALKGLKGANEDETIGIEIIRRAIEEPLRQICFNAGIEGAVIVQKVKEGTGDFGYNARTDVFENLIGAGVIDPTKVSRVALENAASIASMLLTTECVLADEPEENNGAGAPPMGGGMGGMM, translated from the coding sequence ATAATGGCAAAACAAGTAAAATATAACGTTGAAGCTCGTGAAGCACTTAAAAAGGGTGTTGACACATTGGCAAATGCAGTAAAGGTAACTTTGGGTCCTAAAGGACGTAATGTAATCATTGAAAAAAAATTCGGTTCTCCGGTTATCACTAAAGATGGTGTTACTGTTGCTAAAGAAATCGAATTGAAAGATGCCTTAGAAAATATGGGCGCTCAGATGGTGAAAGAAGTTGCTTCTAAAACTGCTGATCAAGCAGGTGACGGTACAACTACTGCAACTGTTTTGGCTCAGGCTATCGTAGCTCCAGGTATTAAATCTGTAGCAGCAGGTGCTAATCCAATGGATTTGAAACGTGGTATTGATAAAGCTGTAGCAGCAGTTGTTGCGAATTTAAAATCGCAATCTCAAACTGTTGGTCAAGACAATAATAAAATCAAACAAGTAGCATCAATTTCTGCAAATAATGACGAAGTTATCGGAGCTTTAATTGCGCAAGCAATGGAAAAAGTAGGTAATGATGGTGTTATTACTGTAGAAGAAGCAAAAGGTACTGAAACTGAAGTTAAAACAGTAGAAGGTATGCAATTTGACCGTGGTTACTTATCTCCATATTTTGTTACAAACTCTGATAAAATGGAAGCGGAACTTGAAAATCCGTACATTTTAATCTATGACAAAAAAATCAGTAACATGAAAGAGTTGTTGCCGATTTTAGAAAAACAAGTACAAACTGGCAAACCATTAATCATTATTGCAGAAGATTTAGATGGTGAGGCATTAGCTACTTTAGTTGTTAATAAAATCCGTGGTTCACTGAAAGTTGCAGCAGTGAAAGCTCCAGGGTTTGGTGACCGTCGTAAAGCAATGTTAGAGGATATTGCTATCTTAACTGGTGGTACAGTGATTTCTGAAGAAAGAGGTTTCAAATTAGAAAATGCTGAATTATCTTACTTAGGTCAAGCAGAAAAAGTTGTTGTTGATAAAGATAATACAACAATCATTAATGGTGCCGGTAATGCTGAAGATATTAAATCTCGTGTTGCTCAAATCCGTTCTCAAATCGAAACAACTACTTCTGATTATGATCGTGAGAAATTACAAGAGCGTTTAGCTAAATTATCAGGTGGTGTTGCTGTTCTTTATGTAGGTGCTACTACTGAAGTAGAAATGAAAGAGAAGAAAGATCGCGTTGATGATGCTTTACATGCAACTCGTGCAGCTGTTGAAGAAGGTATCGTTGCAGGTGGTGGTGTTGCTTTCATTCGTGCTACTGACGCTTTAAAAGGATTAAAAGGTGCTAATGAAGATGAGACTATCGGTATCGAGATCATCAGACGTGCTATCGAGGAACCTTTACGTCAGATCTGTTTCAATGCTGGTATTGAAGGTGCTGTTATCGTTCAGAAAGTGAAAGAAGGTACAGGGGACTTCGGTTACAATGCTCGTACTGATGTATTCGAAAACCTAATTGGTGCTGGTGTTATCGATCCAACTAAAGTTTCTCGTGTAGCTTTAGAGAATGCAGCTTCTATCGCTTCTATGTTGTTAACAACTGAATGTGTATTAGCTGATGAGCCAGAAGAAAATAATGGTGCTGGTGCTCCTCCAATGGGTGGTGGCATGGGCGGAATGATGTAA
- the groES gene encoding co-chaperone GroES has product MALNIKPIGDRVVVEAAQAEEKTASGLYIPDTAKEKPSQGIVVAVGTGKVDEPLTVKVGDKVLYGKYAGTEITVEGKEYLIMREADIYAVI; this is encoded by the coding sequence ATGGCATTAAACATTAAACCTATCGGTGACAGAGTAGTAGTTGAAGCTGCTCAGGCAGAAGAAAAAACAGCTTCAGGATTATACATCCCTGATACAGCAAAAGAAAAACCATCACAAGGAATCGTTGTAGCAGTTGGAACGGGTAAAGTTGACGAACCTTTGACTGTTAAAGTTGGTGATAAAGTTTTATATGGTAAATATGCTGGAACTGAAATTACTGTTGAAGGTAAAGAGTATTTAATTATGCGTGAGGCTGATATTTACGCGGTTATTTAA